A region from the Benincasa hispida cultivar B227 chromosome 8, ASM972705v1, whole genome shotgun sequence genome encodes:
- the LOC120083078 gene encoding sialyltransferase-like protein 2 isoform X2, translating to MRLLHFAFVLALASGFAAILIYINGVSNLYGNYQLSDEDFEALQSLQSNFQKCVSANGLGLQAEGGQDYCLVTMRFPQDTIPKWKDPKTGDLEGLSYEFNLCEAVAIWEQVRNSTTILTREYIDSLPNGWEEYAWRRINKGVLLNRCENRTLCMEKLSLVLPETPPYVPKQYGRCAVVGNSGDLLKTKFGEEIDGFDVVIRENGAPIQNYTDHVGKKSTFRLLNRGSAKALDKVVELDETRREVLLIKTTIHDIMNKMIKEVPIKNPVYLMLGASFGSAAKGTGLKALEFALSICDSVDMYGFTVDPGYKEWTRYFSESRQGHTPLHGRAYYQMMECLGLVKIHSPMRPNPSRVVKWVPSQKMINVARVASEKRLRLEQVLETRWLHVLS from the exons ATGAGGCTGTTGCATTTCGCTTTTGTGCTTGCTTTAGCTTCTGGATTTGCCGCTATACTCATCTACATTAACGGTGTCTCTAACCTAT ATGGGAATTATCAACTCTCCGACGAGGATTTTGAAGCTCTGCAATCTCTTCAGAGCAATTTCCAGAAATGTGTG AGTGCGAATGGATTAGGTTTACAAGCTGAAGGTGGTCAAGATTATTGCCTAGTTACAATGAGGTTTCCTCAAGATACCATTCCCAAATGG AAAGACCCTAAAACTGGTGATCTTGAAGGTTTATCATATGAATTTAATCTCTGCGAAGCTGTGGCTATATGGGAACAG GTGCGGAACAGTACCACCATATTGACCAGGGAGTACATTGATAGCTTGCCAAATGGATGGGAAGAGTATGCTTGGCGTAGGATAAACAAGGGAGTACTTCT TAATCGTTGCGAGAATAGAACTTTGTGCATGGAGAAACTTTCCCTAGTACTTCCTGAAACACCACCATATGTACCAAAACAGTATGGTCGTTGTGCCGTTGTGGGAAATTCTGGAGATCTCTTGAAAACCAAATTTGGGGAGGAGATAGATGGTTTTGATGTTGTTATCAGGGAAAATGGGGCTCCTATCCAG AACTATACAGACCATGTGGGTAAAAAAAGCACCTTTCGTCTTCTTAATAGAGGATCTGCAAAAGCTCTGGATAAAGTTGTGGAGTTAGATG AAACAAGAAGGGAGGTTTTGTTGATCAAAACAACAATTCATGACATCATGAACAAGATGATTAAG GAGGTTCCAATAAAAAATCCTGTTTATCTCATGCTTGGTGCTTCATTTGGTTCTGCTGCAAAAGGAACTGGGCTCAAGGCTCTTGAGTTTGCTCTCTCTATATGTGATTCCGTGGATATGTATGGCTTTACTGTTGATCCTGGTTATAAAGAATG GACAAGATATTTTTCAGAATCTCGGCAAGGTCATACACCTCTGCATGGTAGGGCATATTACCAGATGATGGAATGTTTGGGC CTTGTCAAAATCCATTCTCCAATGCGACCTAACCCTAGCCGGGTGGTGAAGTGGGTACCAAGCCAAAAGATGATTAATGTTGCTAGAGTTGCATCTGAGAAACGATTGAG GTTGGAGCAGGTTCTAGAGACCCGTTGgctccatgttctatcataa
- the LOC120083078 gene encoding sialyltransferase-like protein 2 isoform X1, which produces MRLLHFAFVLALASGFAAILIYINGVSNLYGNYQLSDEDFEALQSLQSNFQKCVSANGLGLQAEGGQDYCLVTMRFPQDTIPKWKDPKTGDLEGLSYEFNLCEAVAIWEQVRNSTTILTREYIDSLPNGWEEYAWRRINKGVLLNRCENRTLCMEKLSLVLPETPPYVPKQYGRCAVVGNSGDLLKTKFGEEIDGFDVVIRENGAPIQNYTDHVGKKSTFRLLNRGSAKALDKVVELDETRREVLLIKTTIHDIMNKMIKEVPIKNPVYLMLGASFGSAAKGTGLKALEFALSICDSVDMYGFTVDPGYKEWTRYFSESRQGHTPLHGRAYYQMMECLGLVKIHSPMRPNPSRVVKWVPSQKMINVARVASEKRLRKVGAGSRDPLAPCSIIKKQSRSKPISISSLRKPAADHKKYVSGTTMYPLEHNPGRGLLCTVPPS; this is translated from the exons ATGAGGCTGTTGCATTTCGCTTTTGTGCTTGCTTTAGCTTCTGGATTTGCCGCTATACTCATCTACATTAACGGTGTCTCTAACCTAT ATGGGAATTATCAACTCTCCGACGAGGATTTTGAAGCTCTGCAATCTCTTCAGAGCAATTTCCAGAAATGTGTG AGTGCGAATGGATTAGGTTTACAAGCTGAAGGTGGTCAAGATTATTGCCTAGTTACAATGAGGTTTCCTCAAGATACCATTCCCAAATGG AAAGACCCTAAAACTGGTGATCTTGAAGGTTTATCATATGAATTTAATCTCTGCGAAGCTGTGGCTATATGGGAACAG GTGCGGAACAGTACCACCATATTGACCAGGGAGTACATTGATAGCTTGCCAAATGGATGGGAAGAGTATGCTTGGCGTAGGATAAACAAGGGAGTACTTCT TAATCGTTGCGAGAATAGAACTTTGTGCATGGAGAAACTTTCCCTAGTACTTCCTGAAACACCACCATATGTACCAAAACAGTATGGTCGTTGTGCCGTTGTGGGAAATTCTGGAGATCTCTTGAAAACCAAATTTGGGGAGGAGATAGATGGTTTTGATGTTGTTATCAGGGAAAATGGGGCTCCTATCCAG AACTATACAGACCATGTGGGTAAAAAAAGCACCTTTCGTCTTCTTAATAGAGGATCTGCAAAAGCTCTGGATAAAGTTGTGGAGTTAGATG AAACAAGAAGGGAGGTTTTGTTGATCAAAACAACAATTCATGACATCATGAACAAGATGATTAAG GAGGTTCCAATAAAAAATCCTGTTTATCTCATGCTTGGTGCTTCATTTGGTTCTGCTGCAAAAGGAACTGGGCTCAAGGCTCTTGAGTTTGCTCTCTCTATATGTGATTCCGTGGATATGTATGGCTTTACTGTTGATCCTGGTTATAAAGAATG GACAAGATATTTTTCAGAATCTCGGCAAGGTCATACACCTCTGCATGGTAGGGCATATTACCAGATGATGGAATGTTTGGGC CTTGTCAAAATCCATTCTCCAATGCGACCTAACCCTAGCCGGGTGGTGAAGTGGGTACCAAGCCAAAAGATGATTAATGTTGCTAGAGTTGCATCTGAGAAACGATTGAG GAAGGTTGGAGCAGGTTCTAGAGACCCGTTGgctccatgttctatcataaaAAAGCAAAGCAGAAGCAAGCCTATATCAATTTCAAGCCTGCGCAAGCCTGCCGCTGACCATAAAAAATATGTGAGTGGCACAACCATGTATCCTTTGGAGCATAATCCGGGTCGTGGTCTTCTTTGCACAGTGCCGCCAAGTTGA